A genomic region of Halostagnicola larsenii XH-48 contains the following coding sequences:
- a CDS encoding helix-turn-helix domain-containing protein, translated as MGKIHREMDDIRSIELDNAFYVEDGTWIESLTVASNTAFDPETVLEGISGASLYYSSEIPTASDEIGIHRLTLLATESYPFILSLVLRQEAIPNRIVLQNGVFEIVTTTRDWNQFRSMADEIQETLGEFELLSVTQDKEPGEPLDSGRLKEVLVSKLTDEQLAVLEIAYNRGYFHVPREMSATELADELDVAQSTVSERLRTAERTLLEIIYGSRE; from the coding sequence ATGGGGAAAATTCACCGTGAAATGGACGATATCCGAAGCATCGAACTCGACAATGCGTTCTACGTCGAAGACGGGACATGGATCGAATCGCTGACCGTCGCCTCGAATACGGCCTTCGACCCCGAAACAGTTCTCGAGGGAATTTCTGGTGCATCGCTGTATTACAGTAGCGAAATCCCGACCGCGTCGGACGAAATCGGGATTCACCGGCTGACCCTTCTGGCGACCGAGTCCTATCCGTTTATCTTGAGTCTGGTTTTACGCCAGGAGGCAATTCCGAACCGTATCGTACTCCAAAACGGAGTGTTCGAAATTGTGACTACCACACGCGATTGGAACCAGTTTCGCTCGATGGCCGACGAGATCCAGGAAACGCTTGGTGAGTTCGAACTACTGTCAGTTACGCAGGACAAAGAACCCGGAGAGCCACTCGACAGCGGGCGTCTAAAGGAGGTTCTCGTCTCGAAGCTCACCGACGAACAGTTGGCGGTCCTCGAGATAGCGTACAACCGCGGCTACTTTCACGTTCCACGAGAGATGTCGGCGACCGAACTCGCGGACGAACTTGATGTTGCACAATCGACAGTAAGCGAACGACTTCGGACCGCCGAACGAACGTTACTCGAAATCATCTACGGATCTCGAGAGTGA
- a CDS encoding aspartate aminotransferase family protein: MANTPPTQDQNQSVVDRAREVIPGGAQTGLRAQAYNTGDIAFESASDATLTTVTDEQYTDYHLGFGPVILGHAHDDVDAAAQAAIDDGVLYGAGTTPLEVEVAERLVDLLPSVEMVNFCNSGSEATYHAIRLARAATGNKKVLKFEGCYHGWHDYVDVSVYPPTDRVGERYPESDGMLSAAVENTLIAPFNDPEAVNEILHEHGDELAAVILEPIPHSVGCLLPRIEFLETLREATAVHDVPLIFDEVISGFRHSPHGVQGEVGVTPDLTCVAKALGNGYPVAAVGGRADLLAQAGGDNESGVVISGTYSGSLPGLAAARETIDTIVANDVQAYLTDLGDRYRDGLNDLLEDHDINGRIVGHRSIFSVQFGVRGEPHNYEDILGLDEKRFHTFAAGMRERGHFFTPNPYKRHHLSAAHDETHLESYLDAADAVFADL, translated from the coding sequence ATGGCGAACACCCCTCCGACACAAGATCAAAACCAATCGGTCGTCGACCGCGCACGTGAGGTCATCCCAGGTGGCGCACAGACGGGGTTACGAGCTCAGGCGTACAACACGGGCGATATCGCCTTCGAATCTGCGTCTGACGCCACGTTAACGACCGTCACCGACGAGCAGTACACCGACTACCACCTTGGGTTCGGCCCAGTCATCCTCGGCCATGCCCACGACGATGTCGACGCGGCGGCCCAAGCAGCCATCGACGACGGCGTATTGTATGGAGCGGGTACGACACCCCTCGAGGTCGAGGTCGCCGAACGGCTGGTCGACCTCTTGCCCAGCGTTGAGATGGTGAATTTCTGTAACAGCGGCAGCGAAGCCACCTATCACGCGATCAGGCTCGCACGAGCTGCCACCGGCAACAAGAAGGTACTAAAGTTCGAAGGATGTTACCACGGCTGGCACGACTACGTCGACGTGAGCGTCTATCCGCCTACCGACCGCGTCGGTGAACGGTACCCCGAGTCCGACGGTATGCTTTCGGCCGCCGTCGAGAATACGCTTATCGCCCCCTTCAACGACCCCGAGGCGGTCAACGAAATCCTACACGAACACGGTGACGAACTCGCGGCGGTCATCCTCGAGCCGATTCCCCACTCTGTCGGTTGTCTACTGCCACGGATAGAGTTCCTCGAGACCCTGCGCGAGGCGACAGCAGTACACGACGTCCCGCTGATCTTCGACGAGGTCATCAGCGGCTTCCGCCACTCGCCACATGGCGTCCAGGGCGAGGTCGGCGTCACACCAGATCTCACCTGCGTCGCAAAGGCCCTAGGTAACGGGTATCCAGTGGCAGCAGTCGGTGGACGGGCGGATCTGCTCGCCCAAGCAGGCGGCGACAACGAGTCCGGCGTTGTCATCAGCGGAACTTACTCGGGGAGTCTCCCGGGACTGGCTGCCGCGCGCGAGACTATCGACACCATTGTCGCGAATGATGTCCAGGCGTATCTGACCGACCTTGGCGACCGCTATCGCGACGGCCTGAATGATCTCCTCGAGGACCATGACATCAACGGACGGATCGTTGGCCACCGGAGTATCTTCAGCGTCCAGTTCGGGGTACGCGGCGAACCCCACAACTACGAGGACATTCTCGGTCTTGACGAGAAGCGATTCCATACATTCGCGGCGGGTATGCGCGAACGTGGCCACTTTTTCACGCCGAACCCGTACAAGCGACACCACCTTTCGGCCGCCCATGACGAGACTCACTTGGAGTCCTATCTTGACGCCGCCGACGCGGTGTTCGCCGACCTCTGA